The Candidatus Desulfofervidus auxilii DNA segment AAGGCTAAATCTGTGACTGATTAATCCGCGATTGATTTTTGGATACCTGTCTGCCGACAGGCAGGCCTGTCTGCCCCTGCCCGCAGACAGGTGGGGACGCCCTGAATATACTTCATATTTCCCTCTTATTATTTTTTCTTGCCAAAATGATATCAATATTTTATTATTTTTCAAGGATTATCACACAATCTGACGTGATATGAAATTCCGACCCCCGCCTTTAAAATGGTAATGAATGAATGAAAGAAGTAAATAAAATGAGCGTAAGAATCTCAAAAGCAAATCCCTGGAAGTTTTTTACTCTAGCCCTTGGTATTTCATGGTTTTTCTGGATGTGGGTTATATTGCTGGGCTGGAATGTTTTTGCATTCCCAGCAATAATTCTCGGTGCCCTTGGATTGTTCGGCCCTGCAATTGCGGAAATCATCTTAATCTCTCGCGCTCATGATAAAGAACAATGGCGAGATTACTGGCAGCGCGTATTTGACATCAGGCGGATTGGTAAAAGATGGCATCTGGTTATCTGGCTCACATTTCCTGTGCTGAACACTCTTGCCCTTCTGTTAAGCGTTCTTGCAGGCTCACCGTGGCCAGAGTTTGAAACAGCCAGAAATCTGCTGTTTGAACCATGGAGAATTCTTCCTTTTGCCGTTTTTATCCTGCTCTATGGACCATTACCGGAAGAGCTGGGCTGGCGTGGTTATGCTCTAGATGGCCTGCAGGCGAGATATAATGCTCTTTTCTCAAGCCTTATCTTGGGCGTGGTATGGGCATTGTGGCATCTTCCCCTTTTCTTTATGAAAGGACAATGGCAGCACGATGTGTTAAAATTTGGCACATTGGATTTCTGGACGTTTATTTTCAGCCCAATCTTTCTTTCAATTCTATTCACCTGGATTTACAACAACACCAACCGCAGCACCTTGTCCGCTATCTTCTTCCATTTCATGTGCAATTTCAGTGGAAATCTCATTCCATTGAGAGAGCAAGGCAGGCTATATAGTCTGATTTTGATTATTATCCTATCAATGGTAGTAACGCTCATTTTTGGACCGAAAACTTTGACCCAGAATATAAGAGGCTGACAAATGAGATCAGCAGAGAAAGGGAGATGCTGTTGATCTTCCGTTTGATGAGAATGAATTTGATGTTGTTTTTCTTGTCGCAGTTTTAGGTGAAGTTTCAGATAAAGAAAGGTGTTTAGATGCTATCTACAGAATCCTAAAGCCATCTGGTCTATTATCCATCACAGAACAGCCAGGAGACCCTGACTTTTTACCTTTGTCGGGTCTGCTCTTTGGCTGAAAAGCAGGGGTTTGAATTCGTCGAGAGCTACGGCAAGAAAAAGAATTATACTGTGAACTTTAGAAAGCCTGATCAAATGAGTAAGAGTAAATTTAAAGAGGGATAGATATGAGTAAAGAATCTTTTGGCGGGGTTCGGAACTCTGCGTCGTTTCGCTCCTCGCCCTCAGTCCGTTCGGGTCATATAACAGCAGATAAAAGGAAAATCACAGATTTCCTTAAATTTGTTTCGCAAACTCCTTTTATCCACAAAACACTACCCCTTAAATGTATTTTCTCACCTTTATTGAAAGAGAGGCAGATTTAAGGTATATCCAAGAAAATTTAGAAATAAGTGATAAAGTATAAAAAATAAAAGTTCTGTTGGTGAGAGGAGGTAAAATGCATTCATTATTGATAGTGTCGGTTGCATTTGCATTGTTCATTGTATGTCCCAGGATGGCGGGAATGACCAATGTTATAACAAGAGCTACTCAAACAAACATAGTTCAAGTGGCTGTCATAGGGACAATATTATCATTGCCGTTAACTATAGCCATGGTTTTAATTTTTAGGCAATATGGATTAATCGCAGCCTTAGGATTTTGCGTATTGACAGATGTCGGTGCTGCACTTTTTATGAAGGAGATCAGTTTAAAAGCAGGGATAGAAACTTTTATAATAGCTTTGTTTGTGATTATCGGTGTGAAAGTGGCCTCAATTATTTCGGGTTGGTTGACATGAAAAAGAAAAAGTTAAAAAATTATATCTAATTTGGTAATTAACGGCACTTACTTGATTTTATCTTAAAAGACTATTTGGACTGCCCTGTAATGCACTCAGGAGTGTGGAGATGGAGAAAGAATGGCTATACAAACTTTCTAGTTACGATTATCCCTTACCTAAAGAACTCATTGCTCAGGAGGCCTTGCCCCAAAGAGATAAGGCTAGGCTTTTAATCTTAAATCGGCATACTGGTAAGATAGTCCATAGTGAGTTTAGGCATATTGTGAATTATTTAGGGAGCAATGATGTATTAGTGATAAATGATACCAAGGTGATCCCAGCCCGTCTCTTTGGTAAGAAAGAAACCGGAGGGAAAGTAGAGGTATTATTGTTGGATTTTAATCCCCTAGAGGGGGAGAAAAAAGTAGTTATTACCGGTGCCCTTTTGAAGGCCTCCCGTCCTCCAAGACTAGGTCAAGTTATTTATTTTGAAGATGGGCTAAAGGCAGAAGTTTTGGATTATAAAGAGGGAAAGGCAAAATTGTGTTTTTATGCTAAGAGGTCTTTTCGAGAAACCTTATTTAATATTGGTCATATGCCATTACCTCCTTATATAAAGAGAGAAGATAAACCAGAGGATAGGAGAGATTATCAAACCGTGTATGCTACTAAGGAGGGGGCAATAGCTGCTCCTACAGCTGGACTTCATTTTACTCCCAAAATATTAACTGCCTTGAGGCAAAAAGGTGTAGAGATAGTCCGGGTTACCCTCCATGTGGGTTATGGGACTTTTATTCCTGTTAAAGTAGATGATATTCGTAAGCATAAAATGCATGGAGAATATTATGAATTGAAAGAAGAGACCGCTCAACAGTTGAACAAGGCCTTTGAAGCTGGTAAAAAGATTGTGGCTGTAGGCACTACCACTACTAGGCTTCTGGAATATTTAATGACTAGATATGGGAAAATCCAACCAGGTTGTGGTATATGCGATTTATTTATTTTTCCTGGGTATCAGTTTAAGATAGTGCAAGCCATGATTACCAACTTTCATTTACCTAAATCTACTTTAGTCATGTTGGTTTCAGCCTTTGCTGGAAGAGAACGGATTTTAAATGCCTATCTAGAGGCGATAAAAAAACGGTATCGGTTTTATAGTTATGGCGATGTCATGTTCATCTTTTAACACCCCTGCCTTGGAGTTTGCTATTCAAGCCCAAGATGGTGCAGCCCGAGCAGGCATTCTTAAGACCCAGCATGGTCTCATTCGGACACCGGTTTTTATGCCAGTGGGTACCCTAGCCAGTATAAAATCACTTACTTCTGAAGATTTAAAAGAAATAGGAGTGGAAATCATTTTGGCCAATACCTATCATCTCTATTTACGACCAGGTATAGAGCTAATTGCTAAATTTGAAGGATTAAATCATTTTATGCACTGGGATGGTCCTATTTTGACAGATAGTGGAGGATTCCAAATTTATAGTCTGGCTGCTAAACGGGAAATTAGGGAAGAAGGGGCAACTTTTCGTTCTCATATCGATGGTTCTTTGCATTTTTTGACACCAGAAAAAGTAACTGCCTTTCAAGAAGCGTTAGGGGCAGATATTATTATGTGTTTTGATGAATGCTTACCCTATCCTGTAGATTATGATTATGCCCAGAAATCTTTGGCTTTAACCTTACGCTGGGCAAAGCGGTGTAAGGAAGCTCATTGTTCTTCTAAACAAGCCCTGTTTGGCATTGTTCAGGGAAGTTTTTATCCAAATTTGAGGCGTCAAGGGGCTAAATTGCTCACTGAGATAGGATTTGATGGTTATGCTATTGGTGGATTGAGTGTAGGAGAACCAAAAGAGAAAACCTGGGAGGCTATAGAAATAGCCAATGAGACCCTTCCTCAAAATCAACCACGTTATGCTATGGGTATTGGGCTCCCAGAAGATATTATAGAGGCTGTATGGCGGGGAATAGATATGTTTGATTGTGTGGTGCCCACACGTCATGCCCGCACAGGCACTTTATTTACTTCCTTTGGCCCGTTAGTTATCCGTCACAGTTGTTATGCAGATGATAAACGCCCCATAGATGAGAATTGTGATTGTTATGTTTGCCGTCATTACAGTCGGGCCTATCTCCGACACCTTTTTATAACCAAGGAATTATTAGCTTATCGCCTCAACAGCTATCACAATATTTATTATTTTGTTAGTTTTATGCGTCAAATAAGACAAGCAATTCTAAGTGGATGTCTTGCACAATTTAGAAAAACATTTTATGAAAGACGAAATCAATTAAAGGAGGGAAATAAGTATGTGGATAACCTTGTTTAATCTAGCTTGGGCAATGGGACCACCTCCCAAAGGGGAAGGAGGAGGAAATGCTTTTGCAGCCTTTATTCCTCTTATTTTAATCTTTGTGGTATTTTATTTTTTACTCATTCGTCCCCAACAAAAACAGGCTAAGAAACACAGGATGTTGCTTCAAAATCTAAAAAAGGGAGATTGGGTAGTTACTGCTGGTGGTCTACATGGGCGTATACTTAATGTTTCTGACACAGTAGTAACCCTTGAGTTACCACCAGACAACATTAAAGTAAAAATTACTAAAAATCATGTAGCGGGTCTTTTGAAACCAGAGATAGAAAAGAAATAAAATATATGAGGTAAAAATGAAGGGGCTTAAGTGGCGAATTCTGATTGTGCTAGGCGTGTTATTATGGGCGGCATTATATTTAGTTCCTACCTTTGTAGCTGAACTCCCAAGTTGGTGGGGGGGTATTTTACCACAAAATAAAATTCATCTAGGATTAGACCTTAAGGGAGGCATTCATCTGGTTTTAGAAGTGAAGGCTGAAGATGCAGTGAAGGCTTCTGTAGATAATCTGGCTACAGAGATAGAAGGTGAATTGAAAGAAGGAAAGATTCCTTATCTTGAAGTAAAAAGAGAGGGTTTAAATCAGATTAAGGTAACTTTAGTCCGTCAAACAGATTTAGAAAGGTTAAGAAAAATTATAGAAGAAAAATACCCCGATTTAGAATGGAAATCAAAGTCTACCAAGGAAAGATTACAGCTTGTTCAACTAAACTTGAAATCAGAGCGGAGTGAGCAGATTAAACGCATGGCTGTTAGTCAGGCCTTAGAAACTATTCGTAACCGCATAGACCAATTTGGCGTAGCAGAACCAGATATTCGGTTACAGGGGAGAGAGCGGGTCTTAGTGCAATTACCTGGGATAAAAGACCCCCAGCGGGCAATTAATATCATTGGTAAGACGGCTAGGCTTGAATTTAAACTGGTAGACGATGAGCACAGTTTAGAAAAGGCCTTAAAAGGAAATATTCCCCCAGAGGATGAAATTCTTTATGGAATTCAGGAAGATAAACTTACTCATACCAGGATAAAAGTCCCTTATTTAATTAAGAGGCGGACTCTTATTACCGGTGATTATATTGCTGATGCGAGGGTGCTCATTGACCCCGAATTAAATGAACCTTATGTGGCCATTAGTTTTAATAAACAAGGGGCCAGAATTTTTGCCCGTATTACTGAGGCCAATGTGGGTAAACGTTTGGCTATCATCCTGGACAATAAAGTGCATTCTGCTCCTGTAATTAAAGAAAAAATACCTAGTGGTGAGGCACGAATAACAGGCAATTTCACTATGGAGGAGGCTAAGGACTTGGCAGTGGTATTACGTGCTGGTGCATTACCAGCACCTGTTGAAATTTTAGAAGAACGGACTGTAGGTCCCTCATTAGGGCAGGATTCTATTCGTAAGGGAGTAAAGGCATCTATTGTAGGAGGTATTTTGGTTGTAGTCTTTATAGCCATTTATTACGGACTTTCTGGCATTATTGCTGATACTGCCCTCATTGTTAATTTACTTTTGTTGCTGGCTGGGTTAGCATTTTTTCAGGCTACATTAACTCTTCCTGGCATTGCAGGTATTGCTTTGACTATTGGGATGGGTGTTGATGCCAATGTCCTTATCTTTGAGCGGATTCGGGAAGAATTGCGCTTAGGAAGAACACCACGCGCAGCCACAGAAGCAGGTTATCGAAAGGCCTTTTGGACCATTTTTGATGCTAATATTACTACTTTAATAACTGCCTTGATTTTATTTCAATTTGGCACCGGTCCTATAAGAGGATTCGCTGTTACCTTGAGTTTGGGTATTATAGCTAATATGTTTACTGCTATTTTTATGTGTAAGGTGATTTTTGATTATTTATTTTATGTCCTCAACTTGAAGCGCTTGAGCATTTAGGAGGAAAGGATGTGGGAAATAATTAAGCCAGGTGTTAATATTGACTTTATCAGATTAAGGAAATGGGCCTTAAGTCTCTCCGGACTTTTAATTTTATTGGGTTTGATTTCTCTTATCATGAAAGGTGGCCCTCAGTATGGCATTGATTTTGCTGGGGGCACTATTATTCAGATAAAATTTAACAAACCTGTAACTGCTGATGACATCAGAGGGGCTATAAAAAAGACTAACCTTAAAGGCGTGACCATTCAACAGTTTGGCTCAACACAAAGCCATGAATATTTGGTTCGTACCCAAACTACTTCAGGTGCTTTACAACGAATTTCAGAATTGTTAAAAAAAACGTTGGAAGAGAAACTAGGGAAGGGTGTGGTGAAAATTCGTAGAGTGGAAATGGTTGGACCCAAAGTAGGTAAGGATTTGAGAGAAA contains these protein-coding regions:
- a CDS encoding type II CAAX endopeptidase family protein; translation: MKEVNKMSVRISKANPWKFFTLALGISWFFWMWVILLGWNVFAFPAIILGALGLFGPAIAEIILISRAHDKEQWRDYWQRVFDIRRIGKRWHLVIWLTFPVLNTLALLLSVLAGSPWPEFETARNLLFEPWRILPFAVFILLYGPLPEELGWRGYALDGLQARYNALFSSLILGVVWALWHLPLFFMKGQWQHDVLKFGTLDFWTFIFSPIFLSILFTWIYNNTNRSTLSAIFFHFMCNFSGNLIPLREQGRLYSLILIIILSMVVTLIFGPKTLTQNIRG
- the tgt gene encoding tRNA guanosine(34) transglycosylase Tgt — translated: MSCSSFNTPALEFAIQAQDGAARAGILKTQHGLIRTPVFMPVGTLASIKSLTSEDLKEIGVEIILANTYHLYLRPGIELIAKFEGLNHFMHWDGPILTDSGGFQIYSLAAKREIREEGATFRSHIDGSLHFLTPEKVTAFQEALGADIIMCFDECLPYPVDYDYAQKSLALTLRWAKRCKEAHCSSKQALFGIVQGSFYPNLRRQGAKLLTEIGFDGYAIGGLSVGEPKEKTWEAIEIANETLPQNQPRYAMGIGLPEDIIEAVWRGIDMFDCVVPTRHARTGTLFTSFGPLVIRHSCYADDKRPIDENCDCYVCRHYSRAYLRHLFITKELLAYRLNSYHNIYYFVSFMRQIRQAILSGCLAQFRKTFYERRNQLKEGNKYVDNLV
- the yajC gene encoding preprotein translocase subunit YajC, whose protein sequence is MWITLFNLAWAMGPPPKGEGGGNAFAAFIPLILIFVVFYFLLIRPQQKQAKKHRMLLQNLKKGDWVVTAGGLHGRILNVSDTVVTLELPPDNIKVKITKNHVAGLLKPEIEKK
- the queA gene encoding tRNA preQ1(34) S-adenosylmethionine ribosyltransferase-isomerase QueA, with translation MEKEWLYKLSSYDYPLPKELIAQEALPQRDKARLLILNRHTGKIVHSEFRHIVNYLGSNDVLVINDTKVIPARLFGKKETGGKVEVLLLDFNPLEGEKKVVITGALLKASRPPRLGQVIYFEDGLKAEVLDYKEGKAKLCFYAKRSFRETLFNIGHMPLPPYIKREDKPEDRRDYQTVYATKEGAIAAPTAGLHFTPKILTALRQKGVEIVRVTLHVGYGTFIPVKVDDIRKHKMHGEYYELKEETAQQLNKAFEAGKKIVAVGTTTTRLLEYLMTRYGKIQPGCGICDLFIFPGYQFKIVQAMITNFHLPKSTLVMLVSAFAGRERILNAYLEAIKKRYRFYSYGDVMFIF
- the secD gene encoding protein translocase subunit SecD, whose amino-acid sequence is MKGLKWRILIVLGVLLWAALYLVPTFVAELPSWWGGILPQNKIHLGLDLKGGIHLVLEVKAEDAVKASVDNLATEIEGELKEGKIPYLEVKREGLNQIKVTLVRQTDLERLRKIIEEKYPDLEWKSKSTKERLQLVQLNLKSERSEQIKRMAVSQALETIRNRIDQFGVAEPDIRLQGRERVLVQLPGIKDPQRAINIIGKTARLEFKLVDDEHSLEKALKGNIPPEDEILYGIQEDKLTHTRIKVPYLIKRRTLITGDYIADARVLIDPELNEPYVAISFNKQGARIFARITEANVGKRLAIILDNKVHSAPVIKEKIPSGEARITGNFTMEEAKDLAVVLRAGALPAPVEILEERTVGPSLGQDSIRKGVKASIVGGILVVVFIAIYYGLSGIIADTALIVNLLLLLAGLAFFQATLTLPGIAGIALTIGMGVDANVLIFERIREELRLGRTPRAATEAGYRKAFWTIFDANITTLITALILFQFGTGPIRGFAVTLSLGIIANMFTAIFMCKVIFDYLFYVLNLKRLSI